Genomic window (Rathayibacter sp. VKM Ac-2760):
GTCGCCGCGCTCATCGTCGAGCCGATCCAGGGCGAGGCGGGCGTGATCCCGTTGCCGGACGGATTCCTCGAGCGGGCCCGGGAGCTGACGCTCGAGCGCGGCGCCCTGCTGATCGTCGACGAGATCCAGACCGGCATCGGCCGCACCGGCAGCTGGTTCGCCTATCAGCGCGCCGGCATCCTGCCCGACGCGATCACCCTGGCGAAGGGACTCGGCGGCGGTTTCCCCGTCGGCGCCCTGGTCACCTTCGGCGAGGCCTCCGAGCTGCTGCAGAAGGGCCACCACGGCAGCACCTTCGGCGGCAACCCGCTCGCGACCGCGGTCGCCGGCGCGGTGATCGGCGAGATCGAGCGCGCCGACCTGCTCGAGAACGCGAGGGACCGCGGCGCGCAGATCTCCGACGGCGTCCTCGGCCTCGGCTCCTCGCTGATCGCCGGTGTCCGCGGGGCCGGCCTCCTGCTCGGCATCGCGCTGAGCGAGCCCGTCGCCGCCGAGCTCGCCGCCGCCGCGCTGGCCGAGGGGCTGATCGTCAACGCGCCGAACGAGTCCAGCATCCGGCTCGCGCCGCCCCTCATCATCACCGCCGCCGACGTCGACGAGTTCGTCGCCCGGTTCGGCCGCGCGGTGCAGGCGCTCAGCGCCTGATCGACCCGACCCCTTCCTCCGATCGAAAGCGAACCGCAGCCGTGACCCGCCACTTCCTCCGCGACGACGACATCACCCCCGCCGAGCAGGCCGAGATCCTCGACCTCGCCGTCGAGCTCAAGCGCGACCGCTTTGCGCGGAAGCCGCTCGCGGGGCCGCAGACCGTCGCGGTCATCTTCGACAAGTCCTCCACCCGCACCCGGGTGTCCTTCGCGGTCGGAATCGCCGACCTCGGCGGCAGCCCGCTGATCATCTCGACCGCGAGCAGTCAGCTCGGCGGCAAGGAGACCGCGTCGGACACCGCGCGCGTCCTGGAGCGACAGGTCGCGGCCATCGTCTGGCGCACCTACGCGCAGTCCGGTCTGGAGCAGATGGCCGCGGGCACCCGCGTCCCGGTCGTCAACGCGCTGTCGGACGAGTTCCACCCCTGCCAGCTGCTCGCCGACCTGCTCACGATCCGCGAGCACCGCGGCCGCCTGGCCGGCCTGACGCTGACCTTCTTCGGCGACGGAGCCAGCAACATGGCGCACTCGTACCTCCTGGCCGGCGCGACAGCGGGCATGCACGTCCGCATCGTCTCGCCCTCGTCCTACGCCCCCGACCCCGCGGTCCTCGCCGATGCCCAGCGCATCGCGGCGGCCACCGGCGGCTCCGCCACGACGACGACCGATCCGGCCGCGGGCGCCGCCGGCTCCGACATCGTGATCACCGACACCTGGGTGTCGATGGGCAAGGAGGACGAGAAGGCCGCGCGGGTCGCCACCTTCGGCGCCTACCGGGTGGACGACGCGACGATGGCGGCCGCCGCCCCCGATGCGCTCTTCCTGCACTGCCTCCCCGCCGACCGCGGCTACGAGGTGACCGCCGAGGTGATCGACGGCCCGCAGAGCGTGATTTGGGACGAGGCGGAGAACCGCCTGCACGCCCAGAAGGCCCTGCTGGTCTGGCTCCTCGAGCGCGCCGGCACCCCCGACGCCGCTCAGTAGACTCGACAGCCGACACCGAGGAGAACCATGACGGAACGACCCTCCGCCCGCGCGGGCGAGGCCGGCGCGCTCTGGGGAGGCCGGTTCGCCGGCGGCCCGTCGCCCGAGCTCGCCGCGCTCTCGAAGTCGACGCACTTCGACTGGCAGCTCGCCGAGTACGACATCGCCGGCTCCCGCGCGCACGCCCGCGCCCTCGCGACCGCCGGCTACCTCGACGAGTCCGAGCTCACCGCGATGCTCGAGGCGCTCGAGCGACTGCGCTCCGCCGTGGTCGACGGCCGCTTCACCGCCGACGACGCGGACGAGGACGTGCACGGGGCGCTCGAGCGCGGCCTCATGCTCGAGGCCGGTCCCGAGCTCGGCGGCAAGCTCCGGGCCGGCCGCTCGCGCAACGACCAGATCGCGACCTTCGTGCGGATGTACCTCCGCGACCACGCCGCGATCGTGGCGGAGCTCGTGGTGCAGCTGATCGACGCCATCGCCGCGCAGGCCTCCGCTCACCCCGCGGCGATCATGCCCGGACGCACCCACCTCCAGCACGCGCAGCCGGTGCTGCTCGCGCACCACCTGCTCGCGCACGCCTGGGCGCTGCTCCGCGACCTCGAGCGCCTGCGCGACTGGGCGGTCCGCGCCGACGTCTCGCCCTACGGCTCGGGCGCGCTGGCCGGCTCCACGCTCGGCCTCGACGCCGAGGCGGTCGCCCGCGAGCTCGGCTTCGCCGCGAGCGTCCCCAATTCGATCGACGGCACCGCGAGCCGCGACCTCGTGGCCGAGTTCGCCTTCGTCAGCGCGATGATCGGCATCGACGTCTCCCGGGTCGCGGAGGAGATCATCCTCTGGAACACCCGCGAGTTCGCCTTCGTCACCCTCGACGACGGCTACTCGACGGGGTCGTCGATCATGCCGCAGAAGAAGAACCCCGACGTCGCCGAGCTGGCCCGCGGCAAGGCGGGCCGGCTCCTCGGCAACCTCACCGGGCTGCTGGCGACGCTCAAGGCGCTGCCGCTCGCGTACAACCGCGACCTGCAGGAGGACAAGGAGCCCGTCTTCGATTCGGTGACCACGCTCGAGGTGCTCCTTCCCGCGTTCAGCGGGATGATCGCGACGCTGACCTTCCACACCGACCGGATGGCCGAGCTCGCGCCGCAGGGCTTCTCGCTCGCGACGGACGTGGCGGAGTGGCTCGTCAAGAAGCACGTGCCCTTCCGCGACGCCCACGAGATCACCGGCGAGCTGGTGAAGCTCGCGGAGACCCGCGGCCTGGGTCTCGAGGAGCTGGACGACGAGGCGCTGAGCTCGGTCTCGCCGCTGCTGACGCCGGACGTCCGTTCCGTGCTGAGCATCGAGGGCTCGGTCGCGAGCCGCGACGGCGTCGGCGGCACCGCGCCGGACCGGGTGGCGGAGCAGCTCGCGCAGCTCACCGAGCGCGTCCGCGTCGTCCGCTCCGCCCTCCGCGGGGACGCGTCGTGACGCTCCAGGGTCCGCCCGGGGACGACGGGCGTCCGCCGCTGCCGCCGTGGCAGCAGCGCACCCTCGTGGTGGTGGCCGGCGTGGTGATCATCGCGGTGATCATCGTCACGATCGTCTCCGGCCAGAGCTTCTTCTAGGAATGGGCTTCTTCTAGGGATGGCCGCCGGTCCGATCGACCTGTCGCGACCGGCGGTCGAGGTCGCGCCGGATCTCCTCGGCGCCGTGCTGCTGCACCGCACGGCCGAGGGGGTGGTCGGCGTCCGCCTCACCGAGGTCGAGGCCTACCTCGGGCTCGGCGAGGACCCCGGCTCCCATGCGCACCGGCGCCGCTCGCCGCGCAACGCGCCGATGTTCGGCGCACCGGGGACGGTCTACGCGTACTTCAGCTACGGGATGCACACCTGCGTGAACCTGGTCTGCTCACCGGAGGGCGCGGCCTCGGCGGTGCTGCTGCGCGCGGGCGAGGTCGTGGCGGGGGAGGAGCTCGCTCTGCTCCGCCGCGGACCGGTCCGGCCGAGGGACCTCGCCCGGGGACCGGCGCGGCTCGCGAAGGCGCTCGGCGTGACCCTCGCGGAGTCCGGCGACCCGATGACCGCGGCGTTCGAGCTGCTTCCGCCGGACGCACCGGTCGCGATCGAGGTCTCCGCGCGGACCGGCGTGTCCGGCGAGGGCGGCGGGGACGAGTACCCGTGGCGGTTCTCGATCACCGGCGACCCGACGGTCTCGCCCTACCGCCGTGCCGTCGCCCGCCGTCGACTGCCGCCGGGCGGGGCTCAGCCCGCCAGGTAGAGCCGGGCGAGGATGCCGAGCGCGGCCGACCAGGCGAGGCTCGCGAGGGTGCCGATGATGAAGCGCTCACGCGCCTCGGGGGAGGCCAGCTCGCTGAATCGGCCGACGCCCTTCACCGCGACGATGACGGCGACGCCCTCCGGCAGCCCGGCGATCAGTGCGCCCGCGGTGGCGATCCGCTCGAGCACGCCGATGGTCGTTCCTCCCCGCAGCACCTCGATCGGCTGCCCGATCGCGGTGGGCGCGGCGCCCGGTCCGGTCGGACGCTGAGCGGCGGCGATCATGATGCCGCCGTGGGCGCCCGAGCGCGAGTCGGTGGTCGCGAGATCGAGGGTGAGCAGCACGACCGGCCCGCCGCCGAGCACGGCGAGCGCGAAGGCGAGCACGACCACCGCGAGGCCGACCGCCGGGGGAGCGGCCGACCCGCCGACCCCGGTGAGCAGGAAGGCGGCGGCCGCGGCACCGAGGCTGATCCAGGCGAGCGACGGCCGGCGCAGTCGGACGGCGAGCACGGCCCCGGCGACCCCGGCGAGCAGCACGAGGACCACCCCCGTCCAGGAGGCGGACTGCACGGCCGCCGACAGCATTGCGGGGACGAGCGCGGGGAATGCCGTCATCGGGGTGTCCTCTCGGGTTCGGGATCGGGGTCGGTGCGACCCGGGTGGGCCTGCGAGTCGTCGTCGCTCGCCGCCCCGTCGGGGTCGAGGGTACGGTCGACCACCGTCAGCAGTCTCGTCAAAGCGTCCCGCGCCGGTCGATCGGCGCGCGCACTCGCCGCCCGCACCCGGAGACTGACCGCCTGTGGGGAGACGGCCAGCTGCTCGGCGGCGTCCTTCTGCGTCAGGCCGGCGTCGAGGAGGTCGACGATCTCCCAGCCCGCCGGCGTCCTCGAGTCGCGGAGGTGCAGCAGCGGATCGAAGAGGGCCTGCGCGTCGGGGACCGAGGGGAAGGCGGCGGCCGGGGAGTCGGGGTCGAGCGCGAAGCGGGTCGCTCTCCCCTTCGCCGCCTCCACTGCCCGGCGCGCGGCGAAATATGCCTCACCCCGGGCGGCCCGAGTCGTGCGGGGGAGCGGGCGCTCGATCGCGCCGATGCCGAGCCCGATGCTCCAGTGCGCGGTGCGGTGCAGGGCGAGGACGACCGAGACGACCGCGTCCGCCCGGGAGAGCACGAACTGGAACTCGTCGCCGGCGGTCCGCTCGGGGGGCAGCACGAAGGCGTGCTCCTCGGCCTCGACGAGCGCGGTGATGGCCTGCTCCACGCGGTCGTCGTCGTGGCGACTGTCGCGCTGATCGGCGGTGATGACGAACACGGGACCTCCTCGATCAAGTATGCAAGCTTGATCCGCACCGATCAAGCCTCAACACTTGACTCCACATCAGGGGCGACGGTCCCGCCGCGCTACCCTGGACGGGTGACCGATCAGGACTTCCGCGGATCCGCGACCGCACCCGCGCTCGACCCCTCCTTCGAGAACGTCTGGGACGAGCTCGTCTGGCGCGGCGCGGTCCACGTCTCCACCGATGCGGTGGCCCTCCGCGAGCTCCTGGCCGGAGACCCGATCACCTACTACTGCGGCTTCGACCCCACCGCGCCGAGCCTGCACCTGGGCAACCTGGTCCAGCTGATCGTGCTGCGCCGGCTCCAGCTCGCCGGGCACCGGCCCCTCGGTCTCGTCGGCGGATCGACCGGCCTGATCGGAGACCCGCGGCCGACCGCGGAGCGCACCCTCAACTCCCGCGAGACCGTGGTCGAGTGGGTGTCCCGCCTGCAGGCGCAGGTGTCGCGGTTCCTCTCGACCGAGGGGGAGAACCCGCTGCGGCTGGTGAACAACCTGGACTGGACGGCGCCGCTGTCGGCGATCGACTTCCTCCGGGAGATCGGCAAGCACTTCCGGGTGGGTACGATGCTCAAGAAGGATGCGGTCAGCGCGCGTCTGAACTCCGACGCGGGGATCAGCTACACCGAGTTCAGCTACCAGATCCTGCAGGGGCTCGACTACCTCGAGCTCTACCGCCAGCACGGCTGCGTGCTGCAGACCGGCGGCAGCGACCAGTGGGGGAACCTGACCAGCGGCACGGATCTGATCCACCGCACCGAGGGGGTCTCGGTGCACGCCATCGGGACGCCGCTGGTGATGAACTCCGACGGGACGAAGTTCGGCAAGAGCGAGGGCAACGCGGTCTGGCTCGACCCCTCGCTCACCAGCCCGTACGCGTTCTACCAGTTCTGGCTCAACACCGACGACCGCGATGTCGCGGCCCGGCTGAAGACCTTCACGTACCTGCCCCGCGTCGAGATCGAGCGGCTGGAGTCGGCGAGTGTCGAGGCGCCGTTCAAGCGCGAGGCGCAGCGGGCACTGGCGAGCGAGGTCACCACCCTCGTGCACGGGGAGGCGGTGACGGCCTCGGTGATCGCGGCCTCGGCCGCGCTGTTCGGGCGCGGGTCGCTCGACTGCATCGATGCGGACATCCTGCGCGGAGCACTGCAGGCGGTGACGACGGTCGAGGCGACCGCGTCGACTCCGGTGGTGCAGGCCTTCGTGGAGGCCGGACTCGTCGCGAGTCTGGGTGAGGCCCGTCGAGCGATCGGCCAGCGCGGTCTCTCGGTGAACAACACCGCGGTGACGGACGATGCCGCCGTGCTCGGCGACCTCCCCCTGATCGACGGGATCGCCGTGCTGCGCCGCGGCAAGAAGAGCTTCGCCGGCGCCTTCGTCTCCTGACGCGGGCCCGGTCCGCCCCGCGGGGAGCCCGGATCGCGACACGCCCGGGCGACGAGCGATTTGCAGGGCCGCGAAACCTCGACGTAATGTAACTCCTCGTCAGCCCAAAGGAGCGGACAGCGAGAGTCGGATGCAGAGCATCGAGACCCGCCGGCCCCCCTCAAGCGATGACCATCCCCTCGCTCTCAAGCCTGTTAGAGATTCGTCTCTTGATGGCGGCGGATCGCGAGCGTAAGATGCAAAGCCTCCGCAGGACCCAGGTCCTCGGCTTCGGTGCACGGCCTCGGCTGCGCACGATGACGGCGAGACGATCTCCGGATCGGCCGCCGAGCATCACAGAGACGCCGACTTGACACGGCCTGCGGATGTGCTAAGTTAGTCGAGTTGCCACGGAGGCGATCGGGACTTCGGTTCTGATAAGCCTACCCGGTCTCGGCGACACGAACAAATCGACCAGCCGTCTGATTCAGGCCGGCTCTCGGTACGACTACTTCGATCACTTCCGTTGTGAAGCACCTTTTGTGGTGTGGAGGCGGGATGTGTCCGATTCTTGAGAACTCAACAGCGTGCACTATGTTCAATGCCAAATTTATAACCCCGTCCAGGTCTTGTGGCCTGGTTGGGTTCCTTTGGAAATTGATGTCAGTAATGATGTCTTATTTGCTAGAGGTCAAACTTGAGCGTCTTCTCTTCGGGGTTGATGTTCGTAATTTTTTTACGGAGAGTTTGATCCTGGCTCAGGACGAACGCTGGCGGCGTGCTTAACACAT
Coding sequences:
- a CDS encoding DNA-3-methyladenine glycosylase → MAAGPIDLSRPAVEVAPDLLGAVLLHRTAEGVVGVRLTEVEAYLGLGEDPGSHAHRRRSPRNAPMFGAPGTVYAYFSYGMHTCVNLVCSPEGAASAVLLRAGEVVAGEELALLRRGPVRPRDLARGPARLAKALGVTLAESGDPMTAAFELLPPDAPVAIEVSARTGVSGEGGGDEYPWRFSITGDPTVSPYRRAVARRRLPPGGAQPAR
- the argH gene encoding argininosuccinate lyase; this encodes MTERPSARAGEAGALWGGRFAGGPSPELAALSKSTHFDWQLAEYDIAGSRAHARALATAGYLDESELTAMLEALERLRSAVVDGRFTADDADEDVHGALERGLMLEAGPELGGKLRAGRSRNDQIATFVRMYLRDHAAIVAELVVQLIDAIAAQASAHPAAIMPGRTHLQHAQPVLLAHHLLAHAWALLRDLERLRDWAVRADVSPYGSGALAGSTLGLDAEAVARELGFAASVPNSIDGTASRDLVAEFAFVSAMIGIDVSRVAEEIILWNTREFAFVTLDDGYSTGSSIMPQKKNPDVAELARGKAGRLLGNLTGLLATLKALPLAYNRDLQEDKEPVFDSVTTLEVLLPAFSGMIATLTFHTDRMAELAPQGFSLATDVAEWLVKKHVPFRDAHEITGELVKLAETRGLGLEELDDEALSSVSPLLTPDVRSVLSIEGSVASRDGVGGTAPDRVAEQLAQLTERVRVVRSALRGDAS
- the argF gene encoding ornithine carbamoyltransferase produces the protein MTRHFLRDDDITPAEQAEILDLAVELKRDRFARKPLAGPQTVAVIFDKSSTRTRVSFAVGIADLGGSPLIISTASSQLGGKETASDTARVLERQVAAIVWRTYAQSGLEQMAAGTRVPVVNALSDEFHPCQLLADLLTIREHRGRLAGLTLTFFGDGASNMAHSYLLAGATAGMHVRIVSPSSYAPDPAVLADAQRIAAATGGSATTTTDPAAGAAGSDIVITDTWVSMGKEDEKAARVATFGAYRVDDATMAAAAPDALFLHCLPADRGYEVTAEVIDGPQSVIWDEAENRLHAQKALLVWLLERAGTPDAAQ
- the tyrS gene encoding tyrosine--tRNA ligase — translated: MTDQDFRGSATAPALDPSFENVWDELVWRGAVHVSTDAVALRELLAGDPITYYCGFDPTAPSLHLGNLVQLIVLRRLQLAGHRPLGLVGGSTGLIGDPRPTAERTLNSRETVVEWVSRLQAQVSRFLSTEGENPLRLVNNLDWTAPLSAIDFLREIGKHFRVGTMLKKDAVSARLNSDAGISYTEFSYQILQGLDYLELYRQHGCVLQTGGSDQWGNLTSGTDLIHRTEGVSVHAIGTPLVMNSDGTKFGKSEGNAVWLDPSLTSPYAFYQFWLNTDDRDVAARLKTFTYLPRVEIERLESASVEAPFKREAQRALASEVTTLVHGEAVTASVIAASAALFGRGSLDCIDADILRGALQAVTTVEATASTPVVQAFVEAGLVASLGEARRAIGQRGLSVNNTAVTDDAAVLGDLPLIDGIAVLRRGKKSFAGAFVS
- a CDS encoding acetylornithine transaminase; the encoded protein is MSTDTAPAVPAHDAPAHDAPAHGAPAPDAVPSVRTDDARDRYAAAMMQTFAAPLAVLERGEGCRVWDVDGREYLDFLGGIAVNSLGHAHPVFVEAVTRQAGALAHVSNYFATAPQIRLAEKLRELTGAGEAGRVYFANSGTEANEAAFKLARLHAAGGRHRILALQNAFHGRTMGALAMTGKAAMRAPFEPMPGGVEHIEATVEALEAALDESVAALIVEPIQGEAGVIPLPDGFLERARELTLERGALLIVDEIQTGIGRTGSWFAYQRAGILPDAITLAKGLGGGFPVGALVTFGEASELLQKGHHGSTFGGNPLATAVAGAVIGEIERADLLENARDRGAQISDGVLGLGSSLIAGVRGAGLLLGIALSEPVAAELAAAALAEGLIVNAPNESSIRLAPPLIITAADVDEFVARFGRAVQALSA
- a CDS encoding DNA-binding protein; the protein is MFVITADQRDSRHDDDRVEQAITALVEAEEHAFVLPPERTAGDEFQFVLSRADAVVSVVLALHRTAHWSIGLGIGAIERPLPRTTRAARGEAYFAARRAVEAAKGRATRFALDPDSPAAAFPSVPDAQALFDPLLHLRDSRTPAGWEIVDLLDAGLTQKDAAEQLAVSPQAVSLRVRAASARADRPARDALTRLLTVVDRTLDPDGAASDDDSQAHPGRTDPDPEPERTPR